AATATCACCTGTCCCAGCGTGCACTCCACTGAGCCCAGGAAGTCGGCCTCCTTCAGGCCGTTGCTGTTGATGTCGTACAACTCGAAGCGTAGACGCTGCACCTCTTCAAAGTAGAAGTCCAGAGTGAAAACCTTAGAGTATGTGGGGTTCACACAGCTGCGCATCGCCTCTGTCCGGTCCACCTGCAGGAGACACCGACACACAACACCAggaattatatttattaaataattatatcacattagttttttatattaacagaataaaatgaTGAGTAGTGAACTGAAAGGAcgacacacaggaagtggaagaCCTCTCAGTCCCGCCTAcactgattgattgacaggtgatcTTAGTGGGACGGTCGGTACAGCTGAGGACATGAACTGTCCCTGGGCTCAAGATTCAAGGCAGAGCTGCCataggaggaggagacacaaagagacacaacgtgacacaaagagacacatgagagacacaaagagacacaacaagacacaaagagacacatgagagacacaacaagacacaaagagacacaacatgacacaaagagacacatgagagacacaaagagacacaacaagacacaaagagaaacatgagagacactggagagacacaaagagacacaacaagacacatgagagacacatgatagagacacaaggagacacatgagagacacatgAAGATAGAGACAAGCAAAGACTGCTGGACACTTTAACTTtagtttatgtgtttgtgtataaaaGCATTTCGGTGACTGATtctttttctgtgattttactTCCAATCCTCCAAAGATCGATCAGTGTTTGATCTGATCTTCACAAAGTGAAGGCCTGAGGACGTCTCTTGTCTCTTGGAGACGTCAGACGTCATTGGTTCGGCGGTTCGAGGCTGACTAAAGGAGACGATCTGAGAGGGAAGTGGGAcgagaggaaaaataaaagcagcagcagagagaacatGAAGAGAAGTTTGAGTCCGTGTGGACGTTTCATCTGCGTTTCCACCGCCGCTAAAAATACTTGAAGTGGGTCAATGGAACCAGGTCTGAccgagtcacacacacaaacacactgacaaacaactTGACAACtttaatgacaaacatttaaaaacaacacattcacaaacacagacgtttAAAAACTGATCTCAGATCAGATgtccaggatttattttgatGTCGCTGCAGCTTTAAGTTAAATTCTTCTCTTCAACATGTTCATGAGTTTAAAAAGTGTTATCGTTATAGACCagatattctgtgtgtgtgtgtgtgtgttctcctcttcaacatTTGCATGTGTTATATAATATCCACTGAAACTtaaaaatatgatcaaataTTATGGTAATTTAAATCTTATTAAACAACTgtagaattaaaataaaaaacacaagaacttCAGCATTAAAAGATTCAGTGAATAAAAGAGCAGACTGGAGCACATGTGGTCACTCAGCCAGATGTTGAGCCTGTGTCATCTCATCCCCTCATGTATCACAGAGATGATCAGAAACTCAGAAATAAGGTGATAAATAATCATTGTAAACAAACTGTCCCTCAAACAGCTCAAGTGTTTCTCAGTCCTCAGAAGAACCAAAACCGAAGgtcaggaagaaaagaaaccaaaagTCAAACGAAGTCGAAATAAACgagaatgaaaacattaaaatcatcaCAACCAGAAACTATAGCTGAGTTCATTCAGGTTGCCGTGGCGACCTACCTCCATCCACTGTCCGTGGGACTTCATTTTGAGGACGACGCAGGGGTCGGGTTTGGACAGAGCGTCTCGGTCTGAGATTCCTTTACAGGTGAGTCGCAGTTCCACTTTGGTCAGACAGGGGCTGCTGAAGAGACCCAGGGAGTTGGCCGCTGACTCGTAGATGTCACTCATGGTGGAGGCGGGACAGGAAGTCTACGTGAGGACAAATGATTGGTTAAGGGGACACATTATCACTCAGTTCCTTACAACAggattctccatgttgttgtCCTCTGGTAGCTGaggctggttgttttcttcctgaaggaggtcatgtgacaggagcctgactacgtcatgactgaaaagacccaatcagcaacaGGTTGTGAGCGTCTACGTCATCGGTTCCAAACGCCTCCGTTTCTGTTCGTCAAGCTAAAAACtttctaaaactccagagtagtttgttttaaaatgaaaacgtagtCGTGAAGATGTACTTTAagttttttaaagatgtcagaacttagttttaaaaacaatcGTGATTAGGAGAAAGTAGTTCCTCCTCTGTTTGATTGTGGCGGaggcagaaatgtgttttatgtctaAATCATCTCCAAAAAACAATGACGTCATTTATCTTTGTCATTTGCAGGAAATCAATTCTGTGagcattcatattttattttattatctttttattccatttgctcacagaaatgtaaaagtCTAAAGACAAACTCATTCAAAATATTTTCTACTGTTTCATGTAACAACATCATGTGTTTGAtgatttatcacatttatttaaaaccatgTTCACTtgttcacacattttaaattcagtgagGACCTGCACTAACGCAGCACCACACTAACCGTCCTGATTCTTTGTTTCTATTTAAGATTTCGAtctaaaagaaaatgacaatttacataaaaatgatttgattattttcagtaaaaaggaaaatgtcttttctgctaatgtcagtttaaaaaatgttcacaaaggcaaaacaagtggaaaaaaacacgttcagtttttgtttccaattttgaaaaacatgtcCACAAAAGATGTTCGGAAAATGTCAATCTCCACTTTCCAAAACCATCAACACTCAATATCCTCACTCGATATAACTTTTCAGAAATGTCGTCAGTTTCCAAACTTCATCCAAACGTCTCCACTTTAAAAAGTCATAACTGCAAAAATATGATGTCAACGTTAGGAAGAATTTCCAAATTGTGTTCGACAATATCGTCTGAGAAAGTTCACGTTTATTTTGTCGCATTATTCCTGAATttaactttttcctttttaaagccaaaaatatgtgaaagaagaataaaagacaGATTTTCTATTTGAAGAAATAGTGTTTGATCAGATTTGAACGTTTGGCATCTTCATGTTCTATCGTCTGATCTTCAGCCTCCATCGTCTCCGTCGTCTGAGGACCTCCACCATCGGAACCATTTCCGCTGCGTCAGGAATCGAATCTCCACTTCAACCACCAATCACTTCATCAGCTCCGGCCATTATCCCATCAGCAGCACTCGCATCCGATTAACCTCTGGCAGAGCGAGGCAGCGGCGTCCGAGCGCCCAGCATTAATGTTCTGCACAGGAAGCTACAGATACCGTCCTGTAAAAATACCCTCACGCCGCCGGCTCCGGTTACACAGCATGAGGAGGAAGGACGGAATCCAGGAGGTTGTTtgaaaacacaccacagatcTGTAGACGATCAGTTTTCACTGTAAAGTCACTGAAATACAGCAACATGAGGATTTCTCAGGGAGAGcagcaacaaaatgacaaatcagAAAATACACGTATTTTGAAAAATTGTCGTCAAACATCGAGTTTCTTCTCCTTCGGTGACGAGTCGGGTCGCAGGAGCAAAGAAGTGATCGAAGAAAACAAGAGTTAACGTTGGTGTCTTCACTTCTGGAGGAAGAACTTGGTgagtaaagaaatgaaaataaaaaaatattgagtggacgtgttgatgaggtttctaacacgtgacggacgtgaaactggaagaacacaaagatctcaggatgaagaagaggagccgtacacgtagaagatgaagacgtccacttggaaacacgaggaggttccagatcttctggtgatgagggccgacgccggtgtggatgagctgtaaacaacaacactgatctttccacagcagagtttatacgtcatgtccggcctcctgctgctctacaggctccgcccctgctgctctacaggctccgcccctcgcctggatgttcccacatgttcctgtttgaacgagtcggacccgacaacctgctgctgctgcttcacaaacaccaactacacaacatgcACTGACTCTATTGTGTGGACATTGTCACCTTGAACAGCACAGACGGATGTCAGCGTGTTTTAGTGAACTCTGTTCTCACACTTTATTCCTGCTGGTGGACAGATTGTGTTTCTAACAGGAAGTTACAGAGAATGAGTCTCTTCTCTGATGTTTCTGAGGATAAACGGGTCAAACAGATTGTGGAGAATCCTCCGTCAGATAAATTCCGATTTAACAAGAAAAACCAAGGtaaacagtgacagtgatgatgaacaAAGTTTCACGtggatgaagtgatgaaagAAATTGAAACACTCGTACGGAGGATTTAAAAATGACGGAGCTGCAGGTTAATCTGTGGTTTCTGATCTCATCCGCACGGACCAACGTTTACTGTTATCTCTGTTCATCATCATGTCTGATTAACAATCTGTCGACCTCTGCTTCACATGATTTCCACCCtgattcaaactgttttttaacaCTCACAGAACGACTGAACAACTACAGACGTAgaaacactgagaaaataaacGAGGTCCATTCTCCTGTCTCATGAATCTCACTCATCTGTCATTCAAACACTCATTGAAAATGACATTTCCATATGATCCGGCCCATTTGTCTTCATGTTCCGTTTCCTGCTCTGAGCTGGAACtgattcattttgttatttaaacgACGACACttttcacacctgagagtctgaagcttcatgtgtttgttccatagtgggctgcgtctacctatacttgactctgattggtttgtagacggcgtctgacgtgTTGTCAGTTGGGGGTAGTAGTCtctctgtttgaatggagaaaatgaatgaagcgtttcatctggttgccatggtaacagcatgatggtatcactagcagcatcagcacccgattaaagtttggtgcgttggtctgaggaacctttcacacctgatatttaggttcagactaaactgaagtTTGAaggtctgaaacaaacaaggtgtgaacgagtccaAACCCTGGAGCTACGACAACACTGAGAAACACTGAGGCATGTTACAGATCACATCATTGAACATGTATGTTACATCTGTACAGAGGGTTAGGGCGCGTCAGGGTTTCAACACCAGGACGTGTTCAGAACTGATAGTTATCACTAGTGAGGATTAATCAGTTCCTcaggtttaaacacacacacacacacacttgtctctctgtagttgtgaggaaactcattggcataatacattccccagccccttaccctaccttaaacctgattctaacctaaccctaacctaacccataaccatcacaactaaccctaaaaccaagtctgaccctcaaacagctcattgaatttgtgaggaccagccacaaagtcctcataactatagaaagacacacacaaacagtcgtCATTGTTTTGCCTCCTGCTCCAACAGAATATTGACTGACTTTAACCACAGCAGCATCTcaacacctcctctctctctattgtCTCTATTGTCTCTAACATGTTCTGACTCcagttctctgtctctcacatgtCTCTAACATGTTCTGACTCcagttctctgtctctcacatgtCTCTAACATGTTCTGAACCATGTTCTGAATCCAGTTCTGTCTCTAACACGTTTCAGACATGTTCCGACTCCAGTTCTCTGTCTCTAACATGTCTCTAACATGTTCCGACTCCAGTTCTCTGTCTCTAACATGTCTCTAACATGTCTCTAACATGTTCTGAATCCAGTTCTCTGTCTCTAACACGTTTCAGACATGTTCTGACTCCAGTTCTCTGTCTCTAACATGTTCTGACTCCAGTTATCTGTCTCTAACATGTCTCTAACATGTTCTGACTCCAGTTCTCTGTCTCTAACATGTTCTGACTCCAGTTCTCGTCTCTAACATGTCTCTAACATGTTCTGACTCCAGTTCTCTGTCTCTAACAcgtttcagacatgtcctgactCCAGTTCTCTGTCTCTAACATGTCTCTAACATGTCCTGAACCATGTTCTGAATCCAGTTCTCTGTCTCTAACATGTCTCTAACATGTCCTGAACCATGTTCTGAATCCAGTTCTCTGTCTCTAACATGTCTCTAACATGTCCTGAACCATGTCCTGACTCCAGTTCTCTGTCTCTAACATGTCTCTAACATGTCCTGAACCATGTTCTGACTCCAGTTATCTGTCTCTAACATGTCTCTAACATGTTCTGACTCCAGTTCTCTGTCTCTAACAcgtttcagacatgtcctgactCCAGTTCTCTGTCTCTAACAcgtttcagacatgtcctgactCCAGTTCTCTGTCTCTAACATGTCTCTAACATGTCCTGAACCATGTTCTGACTCCAGttctctgtcacacatgcaGAAACATGATGGGATCAGATGAAGTCCATGTGAGATGACAGAAGTCACAGAAAGCGTTTTACCTGCTCACAGCCTCAGAGAGAAGAAGCATCAGAAAGTTTCCGGATTCAGCTCcgcttcatcttcatcttcatcttcttcctcctgctcctcctgctcctcctccacctcctcctgtggcTGCCGGAgcctctgcagcctgcagccgCCTCTCACGCCTTTATAGCGGGGgaagcctcacacacacaccggggaggaggagacacggAGAGAGGCAGCGggctgcagcgccccctgccgGCCGAGCACAGGGAGCACAGGCCGGGGAGGAGCGACGACCACATCGACGGAGAAACACGAAGGAGCGGGAGACacttattgttattgttattaaatcacctgaacacagaaacacatgaaaatcattgtttattttttaaagaaagctgaatctgattattttacctcaaataaaaaaactacgGGATTCAGATTCAAacttaaatattataataaaataaaacggGACAGAAACTGTGATGAGCTGCCGGAACaactttagtttgaaaagctgAAACCggaagtgaggagagaggagagaaagtcgTTAAATGCGGAAGTTTGAAGAAGTTTGTTTCCTCAGAATCATCGTGAAGAAGTTTGAAGAAGTTTGAAGAAGTTTGAAGAAGTTTGATGAGACGCGAAGCGACGAGTGTGAACTTTGTTTCCTGATCCAACGTGAGTTCACCaactcttattttatttcatgtgacTTCCGCTCCGCTGAGTCGTTTCTGTCATGAGAGGAAACCGATCAAACTCTaaattataacatttaacatCGGCTCTTTTCTAAAGTGACGTTTTATCCATTAAAACGTTCACATGTGAGTTATTAGaacatcacatacacacacacactcagacacacacacacacacacacacacaccacacacacacacacacacacacacacacacacacacactcctcacacttTTACTTTCATGAACTATCCACATCTTATAAGTTCACTGCCTCTGACTCTTCACCTGGACGTCACCTGCAGTGATGGGCAGTAAATAAGTacctttaaatttaaataagtaCCTTTACTTATTTACTGTACTTGAGTACATTTGTCACTTTACTTGAGTAGATTTACTTCCAGGTACACACATGACAAAGGTTTTCAGgagttttaataaaatatacaaatattctTTGAAATGTGAAGATGTTCAGTATTTTCGATCTTAAAATGAACTGTTGTAGAGTTTCACAGAACAAGAACTGAGTCGCAGATTGAGAACTGGTGTTTGTGCTGCACAGTCCGTGTTGTGTTGCTCTGACACTGAAGCCTGTGGTATGTGTCGCTGCCATGTGACATCTTCCTATTCCTCTACTGTCAGAATGGACATTTTAGTGGAAGGACAGCGTGTCCACATGTAATGTCTTCCTGACCGAAGAACCACTCTGGACTCTTTGGACCTGAGTGTGAGTTTCTCGTGTTTTAGGGTTTAAATAGTTCAGTGTTGGTGCCGAGTGGAtcggagctgcaggtttacttctgtttgtgttgttgttgtgtgacgTTCACATTATTTCctccaccaacacaaacacattgttgatattaaacatttacacacaaaaataatcattttaggTTTATCAGCCTggctgctagctgctagctgctagcaGAGACGATACATAAAGACAACCACAGATGTGTAGCAGCTAGCTGTCTTTGGTTCAGGACAAACACATGATGACCTTCAGGAAACATGGTTTCTGACATCACGTTCAACCATCTCGCTCTGACATCATGTGTCGTCCTGTGACACAGGAActctctctgttgtgtctcAGCTCCATCATGGCGTCTGAAGTTTATTCTGTCACGACGGCTCCGAACCCCAAATCTTCCTGGTTCCAGGTTCCATCGGAGCGTCTGGACAAACGCCGCTTCGTGGTCAAAGTCATTGAAGTGGTGAGTTCAAAGATCCTGAAActgttgtatttctgtttgtttcattcaaaCACATACAGCTGAGTCAGGACCTGTTgcttcatcgtgtgtgtgtgtgtgtgtgtgtgtgtgtgtgtgtgtgtgtgtgtgtgtgtgtgtgtgtgtgtgtgtgtgtgtgtgtgtgtgtgtgtgtgtgtgtgtgtgtgtgtgtgtgtgtgtgtgtgtgtgtgtgtgtgtgtgtgtgtggacactgGGAAGTGAAAGTGTAGCAGAGCTGTCGTTAGCAGATCTCTGAGCTGCTGTTGCAACATTTAACGGGAGCAGGAGCTCAGAAAAAGCGGATGTTCAGGTTGACCTTCCCATGATGCCTCTGTGTTATCATGGTTTCATTGAGACAATgtagaaaaactaaatgatggcaggtgtaggtgggcgtgtcctccagctcagtcaggctccacccctgctcctccaaatatggttacttctggtttcaaacaACCAAGATGGCGCAGGACGTCATGTCAAACTGAGgctccagagcagcagctgacgAACCAGCCGGTGACGTCACTGACGGTTGATACTCGACCCCCTGATGAAAACCTGAAGTATGCGATGGGAATTAAACTGTAGCCATGATGCTGCAAACCTGCTGCCAGCTCAGTGTGCGTTTCACACCTCTGACGTCAGACGCTCTGATTTCACTCTGTGGCTCAGGGTTTGTCTCAGTTTCAGGGAAACAGAGTTTTTATATACTGACACGTTCCAATAATAAAACCCAGTGGCCCAGTTTGGTTCACCACATGATCCAAACACACAGCGCAGAGACACTGCACTATAACAACTATATTACTTGTCAATAAGTTAATAGATTGTTTGATTTGTAAAACGTAAGTAAATGTTGTGAAATGATGTCACAGTTACACCCGTAATTTAAATTTATAGAATTTttacaaggacacacacacacagacacacacacacacacacacacacacacacacacacacacacacacacacacacacacacacacacacgtttagatggaaatacagaataaaaacaacaaataagagTAAACATTAAGAGCAGAATCAACAATTGGTCATTTTCCGATTTCctaaaagacagaggagaatcGTTGATCCTGATTTAAAGTTGTTTCTCGTGTGAAGACGACAAAGTGGACGCTGCCTCTCCCGGTGTGTTCGGCTTCTGGACAGGTCCGGGGCGGTGAGGGGCCGACGAAGGAGGCGGCCTCTAACGGACCTCAACAGTGTGACGTGCTCTGACATGTGCAGAAACTTCATATTTTCTGGTGTTCAAATTTAGGAAACAGTGATGGATAATTTTTCATAATTTCCTCCTATTTTCAATAATTTTACCGATAATCAGCAGATTTATAATCGTTTCTGTCTCAATATCATGTTCTGAAACTGTCTCCTCTGCTGATTTTAGTTTTACTCAGTGAAACGGCCTGTGGGAGAAAGGGTCACTGCCGCCAGATGTTTGTGACCTGATGTTCTTCGTTTCCTCTGTCAGATCTTCTCCTTCGTGGCCTTCATCCTGGAGGAGGTGGTCAGCAGCTGTAACAGCTGCTTCGCCCTCTACTTCTTTGAGTTTGTCAGCTGCACGGCGTTCCTCTTCACCCTGCTGcttctcgtcctcctctccaccacccTGCACGCCAGGGTCGGCGTCGCCTGCTGGGCAAGTCTGGTAAGAGCTGCTCCACGTTTAATatgaggaggatggagaagatCCAGACTCCGACTTGTTCTGTTGGTTCCATCCAAACTAACTCTGAACCTGAGCTCCTGCTGAGATCAGTGAAGGAATAGTTCCACTTAAAACAGTTTTCAATCCACTTCGTCCTAATCTGAACAAACTGTTCATCAAAgctgatttaaaagaaaatttatAATTCTCAAAGTTTCAATTATTCTCATGGGATGATTTGCTGATTTTCTGTgattaggaaaggagatgatttagtggttaggaaaggagatgatttagtggttaggaaaggagatgatttaatggttaggaaaggagatgatttagtggttaggaaaggagatgatttagtggttaggaaaggagatgatttaatggttaggaaaggagatgatttaatggttaggaaaggagatgatttaatggttaggaaaggagatgatttagtggttagaaaggagatgatttggaaaggagatgatttagtggttaggaaaggagatgatttagacTTTATGAACGCAGCCTGACtgcaaatgacgtcatcaccacaagatggctgtgtctgagatattttggcttcatttctggtgtcatccatctttatttagtgtCTGTGGTAAATAACAATGGTCATGTGATCATTGACCCAGTTCCGGTGTGGATCTGACGAACTGGACTCAGAGTTTAAAGTCTAATGGTTATAACTTATACTAATTAcatgaataacaataataaccgAGCCGGTTCCACATGTACCTGAGCCCCggttctgcttctctttggggCCGGGGGCCCGGGGGGCCGGGGGCCGGGGCCCGGGGCGTGGCCGGGCTCTCGCTGCTCTCCCCCGGGGAACACTGAGGGCACAGCCCCGCTCTTTAGCGTGGGTTTGGGCGGGACGTTGAGTATCTTCGCCCGGTAGTCCTCCTCGTAGTCCTCCGGTGTGAAGTGCAGGCTGCACCCCCGGACGCCGCTGTACCGGGACACCGGGGTGTGCTGGTCGTACCGGGGGCTCCTGATGGCGGCCAGCCACGTCCTGCAGCGCTGCGGGTCTCTGGTCGGTAGACCGTGGAACACGACGCCCATAGATTTGGCCTCATCGTAGCTTCTACAGCCGGGAACACAGCACCCCCCCCACGGCATGTCTCCACCGTCAGACGGGTGAACCCTGATCTGTGGCATTCACACTAATTTACTAATCTAATATTTGTGGAAACGACTGTcggccatgtttgttttcagtgtttgtttacgTCACCAGTTTGTTTTGTAGAAGTTTGAGTTCTTCAGACCGAAGGAGGGTTCGATTCATCAGGAGTTACTTTCTACCAGAAGTTTTAGAATCTTTCAAaactctcctccttctcctctccctccccctccttctcctcctccttctcctcctccttctcccttctcctccttctccttcccccgctcctcctgtttctcccttctcccccccgcccccctcctctctgcaggactTCTGGTACACCTCCCTCATCGCCTTCTTGTTTCTCGTCTCCTCCATCATTTTTGCGGCGGACAACAACGGAACGAATCTGGAGAAAAGTGC
Above is a genomic segment from Hippoglossus stenolepis isolate QCI-W04-F060 chromosome 8, HSTE1.2, whole genome shotgun sequence containing:
- the cmtm6 gene encoding CKLF-like MARVEL transmembrane domain-containing protein 6 encodes the protein MASEVYSVTTAPNPKSSWFQVPSERLDKRRFVVKVIEVIFSFVAFILEEVVSSCNSCFALYFFEFVSCTAFLFTLLLLVLLSTTLHARVGVACWASLDFWYTSLIAFLFLVSSIIFAADNNGTNLEKSAVVFGFMAMSAFFVDLFFFYRTSGFPFQKPQSGGGSPAGGEPQVETEKLNAAE